One Coccinella septempunctata chromosome 8, icCocSept1.1, whole genome shotgun sequence genomic window carries:
- the LOC123319123 gene encoding NKAP family protein CG6066: MISGEKHRRNRSRSPSRRRNRSRSTSRRRRRSNSNIKQRSRSRSTGRSHKYQRKGTSEFKYDYASKRPQDSARLEDYLESRRQERELLGVRDCPFIWEKSPDRESDTNEDESSNEKQIKHKKEKKKKKVKEKKSKKDKKKHKKEKKKKKKKVSSSESDSSSGEEVWVEKTCSTASDTEDVAIGPELKPHTTLTHKEMGKALLPGEGAAMAAYVAEGKRIPRRGEIGLTSDEIEQFESVGYVMSGSRHRRMEAVRIRKENQIYSADEKRALAMFSKEERQKRENLILGQFRDMVKSKLAEKKNDE; encoded by the exons atGATATCTGGTGAAAAACACAGGAGAAATAGATCGAGATCGCCTAGTAGAAGGCGAAATAGATCCAGATCAACTAGCAGACGAAGACGTAGATCGAATTCTAATATTAAGCAAAGGAGTAGATCACGGTCTACAGGTAGATCACATAAATATCAAAGAAAAGGGACATCAGAATTTAAATATGATTATGCTTCGAAAAGACCTCAGGACAGTGCCAGATTGGAGGACTATCTTGAAAGTAGAAGACAAGAAAGAGAACTACTTGGAGTGAGAGACTGCCCATTTATATGGGAAAAATCACCCGACAGGGAAAG TGATACTAATGAGGATGAATCATCTaacgagaaacaaataaaacataaaaaagaaaagaagaaaaagaaggttAAAGAGAAGAAATCTAAAAAAGACAAAAAGAAGcacaagaaagaaaaaaagaaaaagaagaagaaagttTCGAGTAGTGAAAGTGATTCATCAAGTGGAGAAGAAGTTTGGGTAGAAAAAACAT GTTCTACAGCATCTGATACTGAGGATGTAGCGATAGGTCCCGAGTTGAAACCACACACAACATTAACTCATAAAGAAATGGGTAAAGCTTTGCTTCCTGGAGAAGGTGCCGCCATGGCTGCATATGTGGCCGAAGGAAAACGTATTCCAAGAAGAGGTGAAATCGGTCTCACTTCTGACGAAATAGAACAGTTTGAATCGGTAGGTTACGTTATGTCGGGATCAAGACATAGAAGAATGGAGGCTGTGCGTATAAGGAAAGAAAACCAGATTTATTCTGCTGATGAGAAGAGAGCTCTGGCTATGTTCAGCAAAGAAGAGAGACAAAAAAGAGAGAACCTTATTTTGGGTCAATTCAGAGATATGGTCAAGTCTAAGCTAGCCGAGAAGAAGAATGATGAATAG